The following coding sequences lie in one Desulfosalsimonas propionicica genomic window:
- the pglX gene encoding BREX-1 system adenine-specific DNA-methyltransferase PglX, which produces MKDEAVSAIHNFTLKARELMCQETEEQLEGLYGFLPDGTFEPAAKYPAISGLDEARETRNRLEQYIADEKNAGLSAREAREKLVLEIAFTRLNRLVALKMMETRRIIRQSVSKGSQSNGFLRWLAKEDNEAAYEKYEAGDLPQNAIGEGPRQEAYRWYLLWLCEQLSREIKVLFDPDNIASRIFPRPRALNQLIDMMNDGALEEAWAPGNEETIGWVYQSFNSEALEAAFREVRVSGTKFEAKDIPSVTQLFTPRWIVRYLVENTLGRTWIDMHPDSRLKDTLQYLVPIDSTADISLKSAREITLLDPACGTMHFGLVAFDLFVEMYREELENAGQPGWPQSPSVNNEDEIPAAIIANNIHGIDIDTRAVQLSALTLYLKAKSLNPEAKLTDSNLVAARVELGDDKRMQAFMDEVGLKRPIYQRILKSLSERLKDSKQLGSLLRIEDEIQNLIERERKQFNKEGRQTKLFGEGDNKFESRAVQKEFWDSLEGQIELTLHHFAKTMEEQQGQSFFGGETVKGLRLLELLSKRYNVVVTNPPYMSNRNMNAKLKEIVANHYPEGKGDLYGAFIKRCLEMTKNYGHMGMLTMHSFMFITTYKELRLYIRGAATIETMVHTGPSLFAVGNPGRLQTTAYIFSKATKRKKDDESLGIYFRLVKEPNSEAKRLKFEEALNNLRTSNSDIRTFKYKQKDFDSIPESPWVYWITPNLRKVFESYPTLVENSPPRQGLATADNWVIR; this is translated from the coding sequence ATGAAAGACGAAGCCGTATCTGCCATTCACAATTTCACGTTAAAAGCCAGAGAACTCATGTGCCAGGAGACCGAAGAGCAACTCGAAGGCCTGTATGGCTTTTTGCCGGATGGCACGTTTGAACCGGCTGCCAAATATCCGGCGATTTCAGGACTTGATGAAGCCAGAGAAACTCGCAATCGGCTGGAACAATATATCGCGGATGAAAAAAATGCCGGCCTATCAGCCCGGGAGGCGCGTGAAAAACTAGTTTTAGAGATCGCCTTTACAAGGCTTAACCGCTTGGTGGCGCTTAAAATGATGGAAACCCGGAGAATTATCCGTCAAAGCGTCTCGAAAGGCTCTCAATCCAACGGATTTCTAAGATGGCTGGCCAAAGAGGATAATGAAGCCGCCTATGAAAAATACGAAGCCGGCGACCTGCCGCAAAACGCCATCGGCGAAGGGCCGCGCCAGGAGGCCTATCGCTGGTATCTGCTGTGGCTGTGCGAACAGTTATCCCGGGAGATCAAGGTGCTGTTTGATCCGGATAACATAGCCAGCCGGATCTTTCCACGGCCACGTGCATTAAACCAGCTCATTGATATGATGAATGATGGGGCGCTTGAGGAAGCTTGGGCGCCGGGGAACGAAGAAACCATTGGGTGGGTATATCAGAGTTTTAATTCCGAAGCGCTGGAAGCGGCATTCCGCGAAGTCCGAGTTTCCGGCACCAAATTCGAGGCTAAAGATATCCCATCAGTTACCCAGCTTTTTACACCGCGCTGGATTGTTCGCTACCTCGTGGAAAATACCCTGGGCCGGACCTGGATCGACATGCACCCGGATTCCCGTTTAAAGGATACGCTACAATACCTGGTGCCCATTGATTCAACTGCTGACATCTCACTAAAATCGGCCAGGGAAATTACCCTATTAGACCCTGCGTGCGGGACCATGCACTTCGGGCTGGTTGCATTTGATCTGTTTGTCGAAATGTACCGGGAAGAGCTTGAAAATGCCGGACAGCCCGGTTGGCCACAAAGCCCTTCTGTTAATAATGAAGATGAAATCCCTGCCGCCATCATTGCCAACAACATTCACGGTATTGACATTGATACCCGCGCTGTGCAGCTATCCGCTCTGACGCTGTATTTGAAAGCCAAGTCTCTTAATCCGGAAGCCAAGCTCACGGACAGCAACCTGGTGGCTGCCCGGGTTGAACTGGGAGATGATAAACGAATGCAGGCGTTTATGGATGAGGTAGGATTAAAACGACCCATTTATCAGAGGATTTTGAAAAGCCTCTCGGAGCGACTAAAAGATTCAAAGCAGTTGGGCTCGCTTTTAAGAATAGAAGATGAAATTCAAAACCTGATTGAAAGAGAACGCAAACAGTTCAACAAAGAAGGCCGCCAAACAAAGTTGTTCGGAGAAGGCGACAACAAATTTGAATCCCGGGCAGTTCAGAAGGAATTCTGGGATTCGCTAGAAGGACAAATTGAATTAACGCTCCACCATTTTGCAAAAACAATGGAAGAGCAGCAGGGGCAGTCTTTTTTCGGGGGCGAAACTGTAAAGGGGTTGAGGCTGTTGGAGCTTTTATCTAAGAGGTATAATGTTGTGGTGACCAATCCGCCCTATATGTCCAATCGAAATATGAACGCTAAGCTCAAGGAGATAGTAGCGAATCATTATCCTGAGGGAAAAGGTGATCTATATGGCGCGTTTATTAAACGTTGCCTTGAAATGACAAAAAACTATGGGCATATGGGGATGCTAACTATGCACTCCTTTATGTTTATCACCACATATAAAGAATTAAGGCTTTATATCCGCGGAGCAGCAACAATTGAGACTATGGTTCATACTGGGCCGAGTCTTTTCGCTGTTGGTAACCCCGGCAGACTGCAAACAACTGCTTACATATTCAGTAAAGCAACAAAAAGAAAAAAAGATGATGAATCATTAGGGATATATTTTCGTCTCGTCAAAGAACCAAATAGTGAGGCCAAGAGACTCAAATTTGAAGAGGCATTGAATAACCTTCGCACATCAAATTCAGATATAAGAACCTTTAAGTACAAGCAAAAAGATTTCGATTCTATACCAGAAAGCCCATGGGTTTATTGGATCACACCAAATTTACGGAAAGTGTTTGAAAGCTATCCAACCCTTGTTGAAAATTCTCCACCAAGAC
- a CDS encoding HEPN domain-containing protein, whose product MEAYNLFNQNFSVTQSLLQLYELFNGLKKTQINDNNLRLALCSFWEAPENAAIHPALNDRVMVLARSSNPIPELLTMDGGLDFLLRQAVIAACTTVESFFWDALRENVLTIVKARKTGADEMLRKITFTLGDYVSLQQYEDPDYRLQQIILNNFKRGTLYSAERIEEITKVMTITKFWDQVEQIAGTPAKDIKRLVGDLINRRNQITHRADRPESDEEANEHGLRPISLAWTNQRVQTAKTLVSASAQLIEQRMNKLKSDIQAAEEQQESKANQVLEEISKQVDQS is encoded by the coding sequence ATGGAAGCCTATAACCTCTTTAATCAGAATTTCTCCGTTACCCAAAGCCTGCTGCAGCTTTATGAACTTTTTAATGGCCTGAAGAAAACGCAAATCAATGACAACAACTTGCGTCTTGCACTCTGTTCTTTCTGGGAAGCCCCGGAAAATGCGGCCATCCACCCAGCGCTGAATGACAGGGTCATGGTTCTCGCCCGGTCCTCCAATCCGATCCCGGAGCTTCTCACCATGGACGGAGGGCTTGATTTTCTTCTCCGTCAAGCGGTAATTGCGGCATGCACGACCGTAGAATCTTTTTTTTGGGATGCCTTGCGGGAAAACGTGCTCACGATTGTTAAAGCCAGAAAGACCGGGGCTGATGAGATGCTCAGAAAAATCACCTTCACGCTGGGAGATTATGTGTCTCTCCAGCAATATGAGGATCCGGATTACCGGCTGCAGCAAATCATATTAAACAACTTTAAGCGGGGTACCCTATACAGCGCTGAGCGAATCGAAGAAATCACCAAGGTGATGACGATTACAAAATTCTGGGACCAGGTCGAACAGATTGCCGGCACCCCGGCAAAAGATATCAAACGTTTGGTAGGCGACCTGATTAACCGGCGGAACCAGATTACCCACCGGGCGGATCGGCCGGAATCAGATGAAGAAGCCAATGAACATGGACTGCGCCCGATCTCGCTTGCCTGGACCAACCAACGGGTTCAGACCGCAAAAACGCTGGTATCCGCCAGTGCCCAACTTATTGAACAAAGGATGAACAAGCTGAAATCTGATATTCAGGCCGCCGAAGAGCAGCAGGAATCCAAGGCGAATCAAGTCCTCGAAGAAATCTCCAAACAGGTGGACCAGTCATGA